TTAAAAGAAGGAAAACATACATTAAGAATGGAAATTTACAAAAATAAAAATAAGGTTTCAGAAAGAACTTTTACATTTTATTATGATACAACAGCGCCAGAAATTGGATTTTTAAATGTTTATTTGAAATCTGGAGAATTAAATGTTACCGCTGCTTCTCCAGCTACTGATCTTTCAAGATTTATTTTAAAAGATGCAAGCAATACTTACAATTTTAATATAAATATAAAAATTCCTCTAAAAAAGGATATTGGAACTAAAAATTTTGAACTTTACGCAGTTGATAAATATGGAAATATTTCTAAAGAAAAGATAATAACCATTAATACCGATGAAGATAAACCACCTAAAATTCTAAACGATACACTTAAAATTTCTGTATTTGGAGATACAAATATTAAACTTTTTGATGATTGGACAAAAGATGAGGATTTAAAGGTATTTTTAAAAACAAAAGATGGTATTTATTCAACATATACAATGAGCGAAATACTGGATGATACTACCGACGATGGAACATTGCTTGTTATTGATAATGGAAATAATATCACCACAAAGAAAATAAAAATAGAAGTGGAATATTCTATTCCATCTATGCCTTCAGGAAACCCAAAGTTAATTGATTATTCTGTTGATACATTTGGCTGGGATTATGAAACTGATATTGAATCATATATTGTGGAAACACCTTATGAATATGGTTGGAAAAAAGAAGTGGAAACAAAGGCGGCATATGCCAGACTTGAAAAAGCAAATGTTGCAATGATCAGGAAAAAAAGTAAATTTGGAACTTTAAGTTTTCCTTCACAACCTACAATTCGTTTTTCTGGAACTTTTGTTCATCTGGTGAGAAATATTCTTGAATCTTCAAATGAAAACCTTTATTTGCCACAGATTAATTCAGAATTTTTAATTGGTGGAGAAACTGTTTTAGGTAAAGATAGTGTTGTTATGGTTGAGTCTGGAAGTATTTTAAAATTTGTCTCTAATTCTAAATTAGTTATAAAAGGTGTTTTCTTTATTATGCCGGGACCTGGAAAATCCTTAATAAACGGTAATGGAGAAATAATAGTTGATGGTGGAATTTTTATTGCTTCTAAAACTATTTTTGATAAGGTTAAAATTATAGGTAAAAATGCAAAGCTCATATATCTTGAAGATTCTGAATTTCTGGAAAACTCAGATTTAATATCTTCAAATGATTTTAGAATTTGTTTATATAATACTATAGGATATAAAACCCAAATTAATTTATTCAATTCAGAGGAGATTTTTATAAAAGAAAGTACGTTTAAAAATATAGTTATGAATAATGTAAATATGCTCGAAAGTATTAAATCTGTTTTTGCTAATGTGGAAATAGAAAATCTTAGTAAAGCATATATTGATAATTCGAGCATTAATACAATGATTCAAAAGAATTTTTCCTGGTCAAAAATTGTAAATTCAAATATTAATGATTTGAATGTTGAAAATTATTCAAGAAGTGTAATTGATAATTCAAAGATTTTAAATATTATAAATAAAGGTAGTACGGTGATAAAATGATAAATTTTGATATAATAGAAGACATTTTTAGAAATTTGAAATTATGCTCACCAGGAAAATATCATTTACCAACACATGGTTCCACTTTTCTTGCTCAAATTTCAGATTTGTTAAAAAATGAAAAAAATATAGTTGAGCTTGGTTCTGGAATTGGTAATGTTTCAATTGCTCTTGCAAAGATATATGAAGATATAAAAATTACCGGAATTGAAATTCAAAAAGAACCTTTTGAATGTTCATTAGAAAACATTAAATCAAATAATCTTTTAAATAGAGTTGATTTTATTAACGATGATATAAAAAATATAGAGAAATACTTTAAAAGGGAATCAATAGATTGCGTTATAACAAATCCACCACATTATTCTGATAAATCTTTGATAAGCCCATATGAGGATAGAAAAACTGCAAGAACATTTGATATAAACGACCTTGAAAAGTTTTTTTATGCAGCCAATTATTTATTAAAGAATAAGAAAAGAATGATTTTTGTTTATCATCCTGTTCATTTTGAAAGTTTTTTGAAACTTGCCTGGAAATATAAATTTTCACTGCAGGAAATGTTTTTAGGATATGGGAAAAAGAACGGTGAATGTCAATTAATAGGTGGAATTTTACGAAAAAATGGTGGCGAAAATCTAAAGATTCATCCACCTGTATTTTTTAAGAATTCTGGATTATAATGTGCTAAAGGAGGAAATATATTATATGCTTATAACTTTTGAAGGAATTGAAAGTTCTGGTAAATCTACTCTTTCAAAAAAATTAGTTGAATATTTTAAAATTAAGAATAAAGATGTTATCTGGAATAGAGAACCAGGTGGAACAGAGCTTGGTGAGAAGATAAGGGAATTATTGCTGGGTAATTATAAAATATGTCACGTAAGTGAAGCTTTATTATTTGCTGCCAGTCGTGCTCAATTGATAGAGGAAATTATAAAACCTAATAAAGATAAGATTATTATTCTTGATAGATTTGTTGACTCTTCAATTGTTTATCAGGGATATGCAAGAGAGCTTGGTTGGAAAGAGGTTTTTGAGATTAATAAACATGCGTTAGATGGAATAATGCCAGATTTGACGATTGTTGTTGATGTGAATGTTGAAACGTCTTTTGAAAGGATGAAGAATAAAAATAAGGATAGAATTGAAAGTGAAGGAAGAGAATTTTTTGAAAAGGCAAGGGAAGGGTTTTTGAAGTTAAAAGAGTGGTTCCCTGAGAGGAATATTGAGTATATTAGCGGTGAAAATACGCTTGATGTTGAATATAATGAGCTTATTGCGATAATCAATAAATATGTAAATATCTAAAAAAAAAGACTTTCAGGATTTTTCCTGAAAGTCTTTTTTTTAGTGGAGATTCACGTTCATGTTAGTACTTTTGGTGTTGATTGAAAAAATAAAAACTCCTTTAGGCGAATTGAGTGCTAATCTTCGAAAAATCTCTTTGAAAGTAGAAAAATAATATTCACTCAGACGGCAAGAATTTCTAATCCTCGCTCCATTTGAAAATTCGGGCGCGCTCAGACACTTCGTCCATGAAGTGCTTCGCTTTCCAAAACCTCCTGTTTTTCCAACCCGAATTTTCTGCATTCCGCTTCGGGAAATTCTTAGTCTTCGTTCATATTATTTTTCTACTTTTTTTTATATAATCAGGCACTCTGCAAGTCTTCATTCGTTTTTATTTTTCTAAATCACTTAACAAGAATTGTCACAATCGTCTACAAGGATTCTACAGTTGTCACACAGTCACAATTGTATGTTATAATAATTAATAGGGGGTGATGATTATGGATAATGATAAATTGAAATATATAATTTCTTCACTATTTGATGTCCCCATTAGCAATAAAGATTTGCTTGTAGATAGGGAAAAAGAATTAAAACATTTAAATAATCTTGCATATTTTCAACCCATGGGAATTTTTGGAGTATGTGGTGAAACTGGTGTAGGAAAAACTACTGTTTTGAATTTTATAGAAACAGCAGATTCCACAAAATTCAATATATTAATTACTGAAAAAGATTCTAAAGAGGTTATTATAGCTGATTTTCTTTATAAATTATCAAAATTATCATTATCTTTAAAAAATAAAAATATAGAAAAAATAGCCCTGGAAGCAAAAGATTTTATTTTAACAGAAAAAAGTTTTAACTCAAATTATAGCGGGGGAATAAATGCTTTTGCAAGTGCAATGTATGAAAAAGGATTGTCAAATAAAAAAAGATTTAATATATATACTATTAAGGAGTATATTGAAAAATTGCTTGAATTATTGATAAGAGAATATGGAAAAATTTTAATTGTAATAGATGAATTAGATAAAGAAAAAAAAGATGAAGTTCTGAATATTCTTGATTCTTTGAAAAATATACTTTTAAAAGAAAATGTTATTACAATTGTTTCTTTACCTTTTTCAATTTATAGGGAATACTCTAATGATAGAATGCGATGGAATGAGAGTGGAAATTTAGAAAATATTTTTAAAGATATGATTTTTCTGGATCCACTTACAAAAGAAGATATAAAAAAATTAATATTAAAACGTATTAAAGATTATCCTGATTATTTTCATATTAATGCTCTTGAAGAAATTGCTTCTTTTAGTGATGGGAATCCAAGAGATGCTTTATGGCTTGCTCAACAAATTGCTTTATATAATACAGATAAAAAGAAAATTGATGAAACAACTGCCAAAGAAACTATAAAAAGTATTTTTTTACGAACTTTTTCTAAAATAAAATCCTTTACCGAAATACAAAAAATTATCCTAAAGGAAATTATTAAAGAAAACATAGATAGAACATCATTAGTTAAAAAATTACAGAAAAAAAATATAAAACGGCAAACAATATATACTTATATTACCCGCTGGAAAAATGAAGGATTAATTTTAGAAAATGATGATGGAATATTATCTTTACCAGCAAAAGTAAAATATTATGTAGAAAATTTATAATTTGTCACAGTTGTCTACAGAGATTCTACAGTTGTCACACAGTCACAATTGAAAGAGATGGAATTTTCCATCTCTTTTTTTATTTCTAAGTTTTTTCTAAGGTTAATATGTTAATATATATTTGCAAAAAAATGAAAAAGATCATTGTGGGGGTGAGTGATATGAAGAAAAGTAGTTCTTTACAAAAGTTTCGACTGGCGGTACAGATTGTTTTTGTTGCGTTTGTGTTGTATGTGAGTATTGGACATTATATTGTAGAAAATAATCCTGGTGTTGAGTTATTTGGTGTTGCAAGTTTGCATACATTATGTCCATATGGTGGAGTTGTAAATCTTTATACATTTTTTACCACTGGAAATTATGTAAGTAAACTACATCAATCGGTGTTTATTATGCTATTTGCATTGTTTGCACTTTTGCTATTTACCGGTGCAAGTTTTTGTGGTTGGATATGTCCTTTAGGTTCTGTTCAGGAATGGGTTGGAAAACTTGGAAAAAAGATTTTTAAAGATAAATATAATAGAGTTCCTGTAAAGGTTGATAGAGTTCTAAGATATTTAAAGTATATTGTTCTTGCAATTATTATTATTCAAACAGCACGAACAAGTAAGTTAGTTTTTGAACCATATGATCCGTATTATAATCTGTTTAATATATGGACAGATGAAATTGCAATTACTGGATATATTTCTGTATTGCTCGTTTTAGGATTGTCGTTATTTGTAGAAAGACCATTTTGTAGATATGCATGTCCTTTAGGTGCTATAAATGGTTTGTTTAATTCTTTTAGTTTTTTAACTATTAAAAGGAAAAAGGATACATGTATAAATTGTAAATTGTGTGATAGAGCATGTCCTGTAGGAATTGTTGTTTCAGAAAAGAATGCTATAAACAGTCCTCAATGTATTAGATGTATGAAATGTGTTGAAGCATGTCCAGTAAATGATTCAAGTAAATTAACTCTTCAGGTTAGACCTATTTTAACTAAACCAGAAGAAAGCAAAAAAACTGTAAGTCTATGGAATTATGCATTTATAGCCCTTGCTTTATTTCTTGGTGTAATTTTAATAGCTAATGTTTCAGGTAATTTTAATACAGAAAAAATACGAACATACAATTCAATAAATGATATAAGAGGTTCTTCTACTTTACAGGAAATAATAGATAATTATCCTGTTTCAAAAGAAGAGTTGTATAGAGCATTTAATATTCCTCGAAATATTGTAACAACTGCTAAGTTAAAGGATTTATCTGAATTAATGGGATTTGATGAAGAACTTGAAATAGTTTCACCGGAAGGTATTAGAAGTTTTGTAGAGTATATTGATATGAATGTTTCTGATTTTCTTGCTGAATATGGAAAAACTATAAATGATTTTGATGAATTAAAAAGTATTGAAGGTATTGAAAATATGAGTGTAAGGGATATTATAAAAAAGACTAAACCTGGATTTATTGCATATGTAATTAGTGGATATTTGCCTGGTGA
This is a stretch of genomic DNA from Marinitoga piezophila KA3. It encodes these proteins:
- a CDS encoding 4Fe-4S binding protein — encoded protein: MKKSSSLQKFRLAVQIVFVAFVLYVSIGHYIVENNPGVELFGVASLHTLCPYGGVVNLYTFFTTGNYVSKLHQSVFIMLFALFALLLFTGASFCGWICPLGSVQEWVGKLGKKIFKDKYNRVPVKVDRVLRYLKYIVLAIIIIQTARTSKLVFEPYDPYYNLFNIWTDEIAITGYISVLLVLGLSLFVERPFCRYACPLGAINGLFNSFSFLTIKRKKDTCINCKLCDRACPVGIVVSEKNAINSPQCIRCMKCVEACPVNDSSKLTLQVRPILTKPEESKKTVSLWNYAFIALALFLGVILIANVSGNFNTEKIRTYNSINDIRGSSTLQEIIDNYPVSKEELYRAFNIPRNIVTTAKLKDLSELMGFDEELEIVSPEGIRSFVEYIDMNVSDFLAEYGKTINDFDELKSIEGIENMSVRDIIKKTKPGFIAYVISGYLPGEVSENQEANISNSTVEKEEHDTSEFIIRGKTTLKEIKENIDDYNAFLKEFGISEKESSLMELKDIVQKYNLSMSDIKDYIELHTK
- a CDS encoding tRNA1(Val) (adenine(37)-N6)-methyltransferase; its protein translation is MINFDIIEDIFRNLKLCSPGKYHLPTHGSTFLAQISDLLKNEKNIVELGSGIGNVSIALAKIYEDIKITGIEIQKEPFECSLENIKSNNLLNRVDFINDDIKNIEKYFKRESIDCVITNPPHYSDKSLISPYEDRKTARTFDINDLEKFFYAANYLLKNKKRMIFVYHPVHFESFLKLAWKYKFSLQEMFLGYGKKNGECQLIGGILRKNGGENLKIHPPVFFKNSGL
- the tmk gene encoding dTMP kinase gives rise to the protein MLITFEGIESSGKSTLSKKLVEYFKIKNKDVIWNREPGGTELGEKIRELLLGNYKICHVSEALLFAASRAQLIEEIIKPNKDKIIILDRFVDSSIVYQGYARELGWKEVFEINKHALDGIMPDLTIVVDVNVETSFERMKNKNKDRIESEGREFFEKAREGFLKLKEWFPERNIEYISGENTLDVEYNELIAIINKYVNI
- a CDS encoding KAP family P-loop NTPase fold protein; this encodes MDNDKLKYIISSLFDVPISNKDLLVDREKELKHLNNLAYFQPMGIFGVCGETGVGKTTVLNFIETADSTKFNILITEKDSKEVIIADFLYKLSKLSLSLKNKNIEKIALEAKDFILTEKSFNSNYSGGINAFASAMYEKGLSNKKRFNIYTIKEYIEKLLELLIREYGKILIVIDELDKEKKDEVLNILDSLKNILLKENVITIVSLPFSIYREYSNDRMRWNESGNLENIFKDMIFLDPLTKEDIKKLILKRIKDYPDYFHINALEEIASFSDGNPRDALWLAQQIALYNTDKKKIDETTAKETIKSIFLRTFSKIKSFTEIQKIILKEIIKENIDRTSLVKKLQKKNIKRQTIYTYITRWKNEGLILENDDGILSLPAKVKYYVENL